In Arthrobacter citreus, a genomic segment contains:
- a CDS encoding NUDIX hydrolase: MSSEPDTSTAGRPLLPDERAKPRSGRGWADGGEATEAGAGEPGDIKVVAAGALCWRTRNGQLEVLMIHRPRYKDWSWPKGKLDEGETTPECAVREVREEAGVGIRLGIPLPAPVYPVASGMKIVHYWAARIQDGKPEPDGKEVDGVRWCSPEEAHAELTNPSDRLPLHALEEAHAEGRLRTWPLIIVRHAKAKPRSSWTRAEGDRPLAATGLRQAQAVSRLLTAWLPDRVVSSPWVRCVQTVRPYVKTRSVKFKTVDAITERSAKRKPGKARNAVEAQFDKGKPVVLCTHRPVLPVVFEVLARHMPAGLSIGLPSKDPYLAPGEAIICQVSAADEGRIVSLERFRAFDD; this comes from the coding sequence ATGTCCTCTGAACCTGACACATCAACGGCCGGACGGCCGCTCCTGCCGGATGAACGCGCAAAGCCCAGGAGTGGGCGTGGCTGGGCCGACGGCGGGGAAGCCACCGAGGCCGGGGCCGGCGAGCCCGGGGACATCAAGGTGGTTGCCGCCGGCGCCCTGTGCTGGCGCACGCGGAACGGCCAGCTTGAGGTGCTCATGATCCACCGTCCGCGCTACAAGGACTGGTCCTGGCCCAAGGGCAAGCTGGACGAGGGCGAAACAACCCCGGAGTGTGCCGTGCGCGAGGTGCGGGAGGAAGCCGGCGTGGGCATCCGCCTGGGCATTCCGCTGCCTGCCCCCGTCTACCCCGTGGCATCGGGCATGAAGATTGTGCATTACTGGGCCGCCCGGATCCAGGACGGCAAGCCCGAGCCGGACGGCAAGGAAGTGGACGGGGTCCGCTGGTGTTCTCCGGAGGAGGCCCACGCCGAGCTGACCAATCCCTCCGACCGGTTGCCCCTGCATGCCCTCGAAGAGGCGCATGCCGAGGGCAGGCTCCGGACCTGGCCGCTGATTATTGTCCGCCACGCCAAGGCCAAGCCCCGCTCTTCCTGGACGCGGGCGGAGGGTGACCGGCCACTGGCTGCCACCGGTCTGCGGCAGGCACAGGCCGTGTCCCGGCTGCTGACTGCCTGGCTCCCGGACCGAGTGGTCTCCAGCCCCTGGGTCCGGTGCGTGCAGACGGTCCGCCCGTATGTGAAGACGCGGTCCGTGAAGTTCAAGACGGTTGATGCCATCACCGAACGCAGCGCCAAGCGCAAGCCGGGCAAGGCGCGCAATGCCGTGGAGGCGCAGTTCGACAAAGGCAAACCCGTGGTGCTGTGCACCCACCGGCCGGTGCTCCCCGTGGTCTTTGAGGTCCTGGCCCGACACATGCCGGCGGGCCTGTCCATTGGCCTGCCGTCCAAGGATCCCTATTTGGCTCCGGGTGAGGCCATCATCTGCCAGGTCAGTGCCGCGGACGAGGGCCGAATCGTTTCGCTGGAGCGGTTCCGGGCCTTCGACGACTAA
- a CDS encoding ferritin gives MTTFTELLEAQIGHEFNASQQYVAMAVFFDGEDLPQLARHFYAQSVEERNHAMMLVQYMLDRDLPVSIPGVAAVRNGFSSVVEPIALALEQEQQVTRQIEALFAAARAEGDALGEQFMLWFLKEQVEEVASMSTLLTVAKRADNLFDLENFMARERIGDGGEHDAGAPEAAGGAL, from the coding sequence ATGACCACTTTCACAGAGCTCCTTGAAGCCCAGATCGGCCACGAATTCAACGCATCGCAGCAGTATGTGGCGATGGCGGTGTTCTTTGACGGCGAAGACCTTCCGCAGCTGGCCCGGCACTTCTACGCGCAGTCGGTTGAGGAACGCAACCACGCGATGATGCTGGTGCAGTACATGCTGGACCGCGATCTTCCCGTGAGCATTCCCGGCGTGGCCGCGGTGCGCAACGGCTTCAGCTCCGTGGTGGAACCGATCGCCCTGGCCCTGGAGCAGGAGCAGCAGGTCACCCGCCAGATCGAAGCCCTCTTCGCGGCGGCCCGGGCAGAGGGAGATGCGCTGGGTGAGCAGTTCATGCTGTGGTTCCTGAAGGAGCAGGTTGAGGAAGTGGCGTCCATGTCCACGCTCCTCACCGTGGCCAAGCGGGCGGACAACCTCTTTGATTTGGAGAACTTCATGGCGCGTGAACGCATTGGCGACGGTGGCGAGCACGACGCCGGCGCTCCCGAAGCTGCCGGCGGAGCCCTCTGA
- a CDS encoding DUF1648 domain-containing protein: protein MSRDTAVPGVHPGWYLAAGLVVVVVAAVGAAAWPSLPERLPVHWDGSGTADRYEEKSFGTVFFGPLLSAGLLVFLYVTALIIRPFPLNNAAPAGVDEQVHQQAGMDATLYFLALTAVDLSLLVGWISMRGWFLPPDGSVLLFVLPILGFLAAMGGAGLLARSRYRRTVAQLSA, encoded by the coding sequence GTGAGCCGGGACACCGCCGTTCCGGGCGTCCACCCCGGATGGTACCTGGCCGCCGGGCTCGTCGTGGTGGTGGTGGCCGCGGTCGGAGCTGCGGCCTGGCCCTCGCTGCCGGAACGCCTGCCGGTGCACTGGGATGGCTCCGGCACCGCGGACCGCTATGAGGAGAAGTCCTTCGGGACGGTGTTCTTCGGCCCGCTGCTGTCTGCCGGTTTGCTCGTGTTCCTGTACGTAACAGCACTGATTATCCGGCCTTTTCCGCTCAACAACGCCGCTCCGGCCGGCGTTGACGAGCAGGTGCACCAACAGGCCGGCATGGATGCAACGTTGTATTTCCTGGCCCTGACAGCTGTGGACTTGTCCCTGCTGGTGGGCTGGATCAGTATGCGCGGCTGGTTCCTGCCGCCCGACGGCTCGGTCCTGCTGTTTGTCCTGCCCATTCTGGGGTTCCTGGCCGCGATGGGCGGGGCCGGACTGCTGGCCCGAAGCCGCTACCGCCGGACGGTGGCGCAGCTCTCCGCGTAG